Genomic segment of Myxococcus stipitatus:
ACGAGCCCCAGCATGTTGCGCGTGGCCGCGTCGCCGGGCGCGATGTCTCTCGCGTTCTCCAGCACCATGCGCGCCAGCTCGTGCTTGCCTTCGCGGTAGTAGACCTGCGCGAGCACCTGCATCGCGCGGGTGTGTCGCTCGTCCACCTTGAGGGCCCGCTTCGCCTCCGAGGCCGCGGGCTCCAGCTTCTTCTGCTGGAGCAGGCTCACCGCGAGCGACGTGCGCAGCGGGACGGAGTCCGGCTTCGTCTCCAGCAGTCCGCGCAGCTCCGTCTCCATCGCCGCGGAGCGATTCGTGCGCCCGTACAGGCGCGTCAGGCAGTCCCACGCGGACTCCTGCTCCGGCGCCACGGTGAGGGCCTGGCGGTAGGAGCGCTCCGCGTCCTCGTTCCGGCCCAGCCGCTCCTGGACGATGCCGAGGTTCGTCCAGGCGTAGTCGAGCTTCGGGTCGTCCGTCACCAGGGCGCTCAGGGCCGACTCGGCCGCGGCGAGCTCTCCGGTGCGTGCGGTCGCGACCGCCTGCTCGAAGTCCTTCACCTTGTCTCGAGGCGGAGGCTGGACCACGGCGGGCGCCGTGACGGCCTTGCCCGTGGCGGAGTCCGCCGCCGGGCGCGTCTCCGGACCCGAGGCACACGCGGACAGGAACAGCCCCGACGACACGAGCAGCGCGGTGAGCCGAGGTGTCCTCACGGCTTGGCCCCTCCGGTGATGCGGCTCTCATCCGGCGACGCGGGACGAGGAGGTCCACTCACGTGGCCGACGAGCCCTTCGGGATAGGCGCCCTCGGACGCGAGCGCCTGCTTGGGCTCCTTGAGCACCGGGTACTCCTTGGGGCGGAAGCGGTTGAGGGCCTCCAGCGTGCGCCGGGTCCACTCGTTCGACACGCGATTCTTCCGCGCCTCGCCCAAGGCGATGGCGTAGCTCTCCACCGCCGCGTCCTCCAGCTCGGCCGTGTTCTGCGCGAGCAGGTCCTGGTACGTCACCACCGCGTCCTCGCCCAGCCGCTTCACGTCGGGAGGCACGGGCGTCTCGATGATGGTGTTGGCGAAGCGCTCCAGCGCATAGCCGGAGCGGTACGCCGCGGCGAGAGACCACTCGAGCTGCTTGTACGGATACACCCGCGCGTAGGCGTCCTTCACCGTCTTCACCGCCGCGCGCTTCACCGCGAAGCTGCGCACCAGGGCCTTGCCCCAGCCGCCAATCTTCAGCGCGTCGAACTTCTTCAGCTCCGCCTCGGCGAGCTGGAAGCGTCCGAAGGCCGCCGCGTTCGCCGCGAGCGGATGCGTGTCCGGCTTGAGCTTGCGCCGGTCGAACTCGCTGGCCGCCTGGGCATAGGCGCTCTGGGCGGCGCGCTCGTCACCGAGCTTCTGGTGCGCATCTCCCATGCGCCGGTGCGCGTCCACCACCAGCTCCACCTGGTTCGGCTTGCGCGCGTACTTGCGCACGAACTCCTGGAGCGCGCGCACCTCGCCGCGCGGGTCGCCCTGTTTCTCCAGCAGGACGGCGGCGTGGTACTGGTTCTTGGGCGCGTCCTCGGCGGCGGGGTACAGGTCCGCGTAGCGCAGGAAGGCGGAGGCGGCCTCGGCGTAGCGCTGCTGGCCTTCCAGGAGGCGGGCCGTGTTGAAGAGGGCCGCCTCGCGGTCCTTCGACGCGGGGTAGTCCTTCACCAGCTTCTGGTAGCTGACGACGGCCTTGTCGAAGTCGTAGGACTTCTCCGCGTTCACCGCCACGCGGAACAGCGCGGCGTCGGCCAGGGGGGACTTGGGGTACTCGCGGTAGATGCGCTCGTAGAGCTTCAGCGCGGAGTCGAAGCGGCGGGTGTTCTCGTGCGCGACGGCGGCGTTGTTGAGCGCCTTGTCCGCGAACTCGTGCCGAGGCTCCTCGTCCACGAGCTGGATGTACTTGCGCGCGGCCTCGTCGTACTTGCCCTCGGCGAGGAGCTGGTCTGCCAGCTTGAAGCGGCCCGCGAGCTTGAACTTCACCAGCTGCTGGTGGAGCTCGCTGGACGGGTCGATGACCTGCGTGTTGCTGGCCAGCTTCGCGCTGACCTCCTCGACGCTGCGCCAGTCCTTGGCGATGAGGAAGGTCTCGACGGTGAGGTTGGTGGCGTAGCGCGCCACCTCGCTCCTGGGCCACATCTGGATGATGCGCTCGAAGCGCCGACGCGCCTCGGGGAAGTCGTTGTGCGAGTAGTGCAGCTCCGCGGCCTTGTACGCGATGCCCGCGGCCTTCTCGTCGCGCGGCAGCATCGCCACGTACTTGTCCGACGCGGCCACGAGCTTCTGCTCGGTGGGCGCGAGGGGCACGGGCTTCACCTCGGCGCCTTCGGGGCGCTCGGTGGAGCGCAGGGGCTTGAGGTCGGGCGCGGTGCCCGCCTGGATGTCCTGCGCCAGCACCTGCTGCCACGAGAGCACCGCGCTGAGCGCCGAGTCGTCGCGGTGCTTGAGGCTGGCCCCCGTGTCGCGCACCAGCTCGTAGTTCTTCGCGGCGGCGGCGAACTGCGAGGAGAAGTAGAGGCATTCCGCGTAGTAGAAGCGCATCTCGCCCGCGCTCTTGCTGCGGGGGAAGCGCTCCAGATACGTGCCGTAGGCGCGCGCGGCGTTGGCGAAGCCCGCGGCGGCCTGCTCCTGCTTGCCTTCCTTCTTGAACACCTGCGCTTGCTGATGGTGGAACGTCGCGCTGGTGGAGAGGCTGCGCTCGACGAGGATATCCGCCCGCGCGAGGGCGTCCGGGTCCCCCTGGTTCTTCGCGTACCAGGTCGTCCCCGGCTGGTAGAGGCTCGCGAGCCGCTCCGACTCCGCGAAGGACTCCGACATCTTCCGGTCCCGCTCGTAGGCCTGGGCGATGCGCTGCTGGAGGTCGGGCGCGTCCGGGGCCAGCGGGTTCTTCTCCAGCGCGCGCTGATAGGCGGCGATGGCGATGGGGTGATGCGTCTGCTCGAAGAACAGGTGGCCCAGGCGGCGGTAGATGTCCGCCTCGTACGGCCTGGGGCCGCGCCTGGTGAAGAGGGACTCGGCGCGAGACATCCCGCCCCATGACTCATCCGTCAGCG
This window contains:
- a CDS encoding tetratricopeptide repeat protein, which produces MRRVLAVLLALTSLPAAAQAPDAGTASAGAQSPAAPPDAGYLTGLGRTPDEEVLLQDVSQALRTYEEESREFSGDVQRLMERKYEQKRDSLSSSYEKVIRDFEAQERKERMEAIVRFEEFLRRYPHEPRYTPDVMFRLAELYYERSQDEHQLAMKEYRERLEAHDKNPDSAFPVEPKKDYADSITLYRRLLKDYPDYRLNDGAWYLLGYCLEEQEQVDESFQTYQQLIARYPRSRFATEAWVRIGEYWFDNYKDSQALPRAAQAFEAAAQDKLHPLYDKALYKLGWTYYRMDRFDEAVESFLTLVDFYEAQRVAKGEAEAGGDLREEALQYVAISLTDESWGGMSRAESLFTRRGPRPYEADIYRRLGHLFFEQTHHPIAIAAYQRALEKNPLAPDAPDLQQRIAQAYERDRKMSESFAESERLASLYQPGTTWYAKNQGDPDALARADILVERSLSTSATFHHQQAQVFKKEGKQEQAAAGFANAARAYGTYLERFPRSKSAGEMRFYYAECLYFSSQFAAAAKNYELVRDTGASLKHRDDSALSAVLSWQQVLAQDIQAGTAPDLKPLRSTERPEGAEVKPVPLAPTEQKLVAASDKYVAMLPRDEKAAGIAYKAAELHYSHNDFPEARRRFERIIQMWPRSEVARYATNLTVETFLIAKDWRSVEEVSAKLASNTQVIDPSSELHQQLVKFKLAGRFKLADQLLAEGKYDEAARKYIQLVDEEPRHEFADKALNNAAVAHENTRRFDSALKLYERIYREYPKSPLADAALFRVAVNAEKSYDFDKAVVSYQKLVKDYPASKDREAALFNTARLLEGQQRYAEAASAFLRYADLYPAAEDAPKNQYHAAVLLEKQGDPRGEVRALQEFVRKYARKPNQVELVVDAHRRMGDAHQKLGDERAAQSAYAQAASEFDRRKLKPDTHPLAANAAAFGRFQLAEAELKKFDALKIGGWGKALVRSFAVKRAAVKTVKDAYARVYPYKQLEWSLAAAYRSGYALERFANTIIETPVPPDVKRLGEDAVVTYQDLLAQNTAELEDAAVESYAIALGEARKNRVSNEWTRRTLEALNRFRPKEYPVLKEPKQALASEGAYPEGLVGHVSGPPRPASPDESRITGGAKP